One stretch of Nitrosococcus watsonii C-113 DNA includes these proteins:
- a CDS encoding multicopper oxidase domain-containing protein, with protein sequence MKLLNTIWNNVRQPGGQFLSGSILILLGMFLSTQQTWAKEWVFTVPIGEISVLSSGKQSESAVVHVNKGDNVVIHVKNNTPVDHTVRWHGVHEMNHEHKDGALEKSKRFLSIQEAVEAGGNFTYRWKAEKTGAFWYHCHINANEQVARIDM encoded by the coding sequence ATGAAACTTCTCAATACTATATGGAATAATGTTCGACAACCTGGAGGCCAATTTTTGAGTGGGTCTATTTTAATTTTACTGGGGATGTTTTTATCCACTCAACAAACTTGGGCAAAAGAGTGGGTGTTTACCGTTCCCATTGGTGAGATAAGCGTGCTTTCTTCCGGTAAGCAGAGTGAGAGCGCCGTCGTTCATGTTAATAAAGGTGATAATGTTGTTATTCACGTAAAAAACAATACCCCTGTTGATCACACCGTTCGTTGGCATGGTGTTCATGAGATGAATCACGAGCACAAGGATGGAGCGTTGGAAAAGTCGAAAAGGTTTTTATCTATACAAGAAGCTGTTGAAGCTGGCGGGAATTTTACTTACCGTTGGAAAGCAGAAAAAACAGGTGCCTTTTGGTATCACTGCCATATTAATGCCAATGAGCAGGTGGCGAGGATAGACATGTAA
- the panC gene encoding pantoate--beta-alanine ligase: MRVLRTVAAVRTTVEDWRASRERVALVPTMGNLHKGHLALVERAAQLADRVIVSIFVNPLQFNDQDDYSRYPRTFKKDQQYLAEYGVAMVFAPSLEDIYPQRLESVTQVEVPGLSDILEGASRLGHFRGVTTVVAALFNIIQPQVAVFGEKDYQQLLIIRRMVADLVMPVEVESIATVRDKDGLALSSRNNYLTQEERTRAPILFGALRHAAEAIEKGRRNFPILEEEGRQRLVEAGFRPDYFYIRRAEDLAEPGEGKNNIAILAAAYLGRARLIDNVLVQLK; the protein is encoded by the coding sequence ATGCGAGTCTTGCGGACTGTTGCCGCAGTGCGTACTACAGTGGAAGACTGGCGAGCCTCCCGGGAAAGAGTTGCGCTAGTGCCAACCATGGGTAATCTTCATAAAGGTCATCTAGCTTTGGTTGAGCGGGCTGCTCAATTGGCGGATCGCGTGATCGTCAGCATCTTTGTCAATCCGCTCCAGTTTAATGACCAGGATGATTATTCGCGTTATCCTCGGACCTTTAAGAAAGATCAGCAATACTTAGCCGAGTATGGGGTAGCGATGGTTTTTGCTCCATCGCTGGAAGATATCTATCCGCAGCGATTGGAAAGCGTAACTCAGGTTGAGGTACCTGGACTTTCAGATATTTTAGAAGGAGCTTCCCGGTTAGGACATTTCAGAGGGGTGACCACGGTTGTGGCGGCATTATTTAATATTATACAGCCCCAGGTTGCGGTATTTGGAGAAAAAGATTATCAGCAGCTGCTTATTATTCGGCGTATGGTCGCAGATCTCGTCATGCCTGTAGAGGTTGAGAGCATAGCTACGGTGCGAGATAAGGATGGTTTGGCATTGAGCTCGCGTAATAATTATCTTACTCAAGAGGAGCGGACGAGGGCTCCGATACTTTTTGGTGCCCTTAGACATGCTGCGGAAGCCATTGAAAAGGGACGGCGTAATTTCCCGATTTTAGAAGAAGAAGGCCGCCAAAGGTTGGTGGAAGCTGGTTTTCGTCCTGATTATTTTTATATTCGAAGGGCTGAAGATTTAGCTGAACCAGGGGAAGGCAAAAATAATATAGCGATTTTGGCGGCTGCTTATTTAGGGAGAGCCCGCCTTATCGATAACGTGCTGGTTCAGTTAAAGTAA
- a CDS encoding multiheme c-type cytochrome, whose protein sequence is MSDSIIKRLLRAIAAVFSVSLLFVGNASADIPDELYEALGVDKYKASPKELYEAITERYYDPAQGHGEGKYAEYWEPLPFSQYLDPYTYYSPPAQPAKVATREECIECHEDETRGWVHAWRKSVHANLDEIRNLPKDDSRYYKKKLIKEVEDNLRSMGKLEKNENLKEVSCIDCHVGVGAEKGHHNQDLRLPDAAVCGTCHLQQFAERESERDTIVWPDTDVKGNKIDPVWPPGRPSHALDYQANVDLATWAAMEDREVADGCTMCHINQNRCDTCHTRHQFSAVEARKPDACGNCHNGADHNEYENYLMSKHGTTYLMLGDTWDWEVPLKDAIAENEQTAPTCAFCHMEYKGRFGHNVVRKVRWAFNPQEKIANNLEHEWYEKRNEAWIETCTNCHSATFAESYLEFVDNGIISGLKKQLEAKQIVEALYEDGLLPGQKTNRPAPPKPEHDAPGEFFQLFIAKGNNPTTVELQYSKMWEQDLLKHYKALAHVNPGFWTYTEGWGPLLERYTNIQDANTQLRAFAKLKSQVAMLEGDIKAAKLLNLDSQVERAVVGGLGGGMVLAGVGLVAWRRKQKTEG, encoded by the coding sequence ATGAGTGACAGTATAATTAAAAGGCTCTTGCGAGCCATTGCTGCGGTTTTTAGCGTAAGCTTGTTATTCGTGGGCAATGCAAGTGCTGATATCCCGGATGAGCTTTATGAAGCTCTCGGCGTGGATAAATATAAAGCTTCGCCCAAAGAGTTGTACGAGGCAATAACAGAACGTTATTACGATCCAGCCCAAGGGCATGGGGAGGGTAAGTATGCTGAATATTGGGAGCCTCTTCCCTTTAGCCAGTATTTGGACCCTTATACTTATTATTCGCCGCCCGCTCAACCAGCTAAGGTGGCCACCCGTGAGGAATGTATAGAATGCCACGAAGATGAAACTCGGGGGTGGGTTCATGCCTGGAGAAAGAGTGTCCACGCGAATTTAGACGAAATCCGTAATTTACCTAAAGACGATTCCCGTTACTATAAGAAAAAACTTATAAAAGAGGTGGAAGATAACCTCCGCTCAATGGGTAAGCTGGAAAAGAACGAGAATCTGAAAGAAGTGAGCTGTATCGATTGCCATGTTGGTGTTGGTGCTGAAAAAGGCCACCATAATCAGGATCTTCGTCTTCCCGATGCTGCCGTTTGTGGAACTTGCCACTTGCAACAGTTTGCCGAACGGGAATCGGAGCGTGATACCATCGTCTGGCCAGACACGGATGTAAAAGGTAATAAAATTGATCCGGTTTGGCCGCCGGGACGCCCCTCTCACGCGCTTGATTATCAAGCTAATGTGGATCTTGCCACCTGGGCGGCAATGGAAGATCGGGAAGTTGCGGATGGCTGCACCATGTGCCATATCAACCAAAATCGCTGCGACACTTGTCATACCCGCCACCAGTTCTCAGCAGTGGAAGCCCGTAAGCCCGATGCCTGTGGTAATTGCCATAATGGGGCGGATCACAACGAGTATGAAAACTACTTAATGTCTAAGCACGGCACTACCTACCTGATGCTAGGAGATACCTGGGATTGGGAGGTGCCGCTTAAGGATGCTATTGCGGAAAATGAGCAAACCGCACCAACCTGTGCTTTCTGCCATATGGAGTACAAAGGCAGATTTGGCCACAATGTGGTGCGTAAGGTACGGTGGGCCTTCAATCCCCAAGAGAAAATCGCCAATAATCTCGAGCATGAGTGGTATGAGAAGCGTAACGAGGCGTGGATAGAAACTTGTACTAATTGCCATTCCGCTACTTTTGCTGAATCTTACCTTGAGTTTGTGGATAATGGCATTATCTCGGGACTTAAAAAGCAGCTGGAGGCGAAACAAATCGTTGAGGCGTTATATGAGGATGGCTTGCTGCCTGGTCAGAAAACTAACCGTCCTGCTCCACCTAAGCCTGAGCATGATGCCCCCGGGGAGTTCTTCCAACTATTTATTGCAAAGGGAAACAACCCCACTACCGTAGAGTTGCAATATTCAAAAATGTGGGAGCAGGATCTGCTCAAGCATTATAAGGCGCTGGCCCACGTAAACCCGGGTTTTTGGACTTACACAGAAGGCTGGGGACCATTACTGGAGCGCTATACCAATATCCAAGATGCAAATACCCAGCTCAGGGCGTTTGCTAAGCTAAAAAGCCAGGTTGCTATGCTGGAAGGTGATATAAAAGCGGCAAAGCTATTAAATCTGGATAGCCAGGTAGAACGAGCCGTCGTGGGTGGTCTAGGTGGCGGTATGGTACTTGCCGGTGTGGGTTTGGTAGCCTGGCGGCGCAAGCAAAAAACGGAGGGTTAA
- the pdxR gene encoding MocR-like pyridoxine biosynthesis transcription factor PdxR gives MQLPLKLERQSKQTLQNQLFEQIRSLILSGKLKPGTLMPATRSLSEQLGVSRNTVLLAYDRLIAEDYLQTQEAVGTYVNSYLPSDSLVLKAPTQPLMLPEKPQSKRHPVLFQGRAQRVANSQRSGLAIDFRVGRLDPHSFPTKTWRRLILRHLNASGSNLTEYRNPIGIVALREAVANHLGPARGIAVTPEQIIVVSGSQQALNIVARLLIAQGTRVVTECPCYQGAAYVFESYGAQLHPVPVDQYGLQVSKLPLAPASLAYVTPSHQYPMGSTLSLKRRVQLLDWAGQVGAYLIEDDYDSDFRHNGSPLTALAGLDPYDCVIYMGTVSKSIGAGLRLGYVLFPGELMEPAKTVKALLDNGNPWLDQAILADFISDGGYAKHLRQIRRMYLRRRDCLIAALKSHFGEVKLSGLEGGMHLVWHLPPNFPTAIEMQAIARKAGVGIYALESGGAYDYGHKEYSERILLLGYSSLAEAQICAGIAKVAAAFLKELGHPSTKPKLASQTN, from the coding sequence ATGCAATTACCGCTAAAGCTAGAACGCCAGAGCAAACAGACCTTACAAAACCAGCTTTTCGAACAGATTCGTAGCCTGATTTTAAGTGGTAAACTAAAGCCCGGTACGCTCATGCCCGCCACCCGATCTTTAAGCGAGCAACTAGGAGTTTCCCGTAATACGGTACTTTTGGCGTATGATCGCCTCATTGCCGAGGATTACCTTCAAACGCAAGAAGCAGTGGGAACCTATGTCAACTCCTACTTACCATCAGACTCTCTTGTCCTCAAGGCTCCCACGCAACCGCTCATGCTTCCTGAAAAGCCCCAGTCAAAACGGCATCCCGTGTTGTTTCAAGGCCGGGCTCAAAGAGTAGCCAACTCTCAGCGGAGCGGTCTTGCCATAGATTTTCGAGTAGGACGTCTGGATCCTCACTCTTTTCCCACTAAAACTTGGCGTCGCTTAATTTTACGCCATCTGAACGCGAGTGGGTCCAATCTAACAGAGTATCGTAACCCCATTGGGATTGTGGCCCTGCGAGAAGCGGTAGCTAACCACCTAGGACCTGCTAGAGGTATTGCCGTTACCCCAGAACAAATTATTGTTGTCAGCGGCAGCCAGCAAGCCCTAAACATTGTCGCTCGTTTATTGATAGCTCAAGGAACCCGTGTGGTCACAGAATGCCCCTGCTACCAGGGAGCTGCTTATGTATTTGAGAGCTATGGCGCCCAACTCCACCCTGTGCCGGTAGATCAATATGGACTACAGGTTTCAAAACTTCCCCTTGCGCCCGCGAGTTTGGCTTATGTCACCCCTTCCCACCAATATCCCATGGGATCAACCCTTTCCCTAAAACGCCGGGTTCAATTATTGGACTGGGCTGGGCAAGTCGGTGCGTACTTGATTGAAGATGATTACGATAGCGACTTCCGGCATAATGGCTCCCCATTGACGGCTTTAGCAGGGTTGGATCCTTATGACTGCGTGATTTATATGGGAACGGTGTCAAAATCAATTGGTGCTGGACTTCGTCTTGGCTATGTTTTATTTCCGGGAGAGTTAATGGAACCGGCAAAGACAGTCAAGGCCTTACTAGATAACGGTAATCCCTGGCTCGATCAGGCAATCCTGGCTGATTTTATCTCCGACGGTGGCTACGCCAAGCACTTGCGGCAAATACGGCGAATGTATCTCCGGCGCCGTGACTGCCTAATAGCCGCCTTAAAATCCCATTTCGGAGAGGTTAAGCTATCGGGGTTAGAGGGAGGAATGCATCTTGTTTGGCACCTGCCCCCCAATTTTCCTACAGCTATCGAAATGCAAGCAATTGCTCGGAAAGCAGGAGTCGGGATTTATGCCTTAGAGAGCGGAGGTGCCTATGATTATGGCCATAAAGAATATAGTGAACGTATCCTCCTCCTTGGTTATTCCTCTCTTGCCGAAGCCCAAATTTGTGCGGGAATCGCCAAAGTAGCAGCGGCATTTTTAAAGGAGCTAGGCCACCCCTCAACAAAACCCAAACTGGCTTCTCAAACTAATTGA
- a CDS encoding acylphosphatase yields MVVACVRCLIAGRVQGVGFRASTREKAMELGVRGWVRNLPDGRVEALLQGEVGAVGALKEWLWQGPPLAQVTDVQSEMVEIPEIQMFEVR; encoded by the coding sequence GTGGTTGTTGCGTGTGTACGATGCCTAATTGCTGGTCGAGTTCAAGGAGTAGGGTTTCGTGCTTCTACCCGGGAGAAAGCAATGGAGTTGGGTGTCCGGGGGTGGGTGCGTAATTTACCTGATGGTAGGGTAGAAGCCTTGCTGCAAGGGGAAGTTGGGGCGGTTGGAGCGCTTAAAGAGTGGTTATGGCAGGGTCCGCCTTTAGCACAGGTGACTGATGTGCAATCTGAGATGGTAGAAATTCCAGAAATTCAGATGTTTGAGGTGCGTTAG
- a CDS encoding cytochrome P460 family protein — translation MNQPNSIYHKIHCLWKIASFALISYTAFSPMTHAADSSPALFNVNNELLQPEGYREWVYVGTTVTPDDMNNGKAEVPEFHNIYIDPKSFTHWKKTGQFRDGTMVVKELLSVGAKKALTGNGYFMGEFTGLEAAVKNSKRFPDEPGNWAYFMYGMKYPLPRKATAKPTAECNACHQNNAEDDWVFTQYYPVLQAAKPNK, via the coding sequence ATGAATCAACCTAATTCCATCTACCATAAAATCCACTGCTTATGGAAAATTGCTAGCTTCGCCTTGATTAGTTATACAGCCTTCAGCCCAATGACGCACGCGGCGGATTCGTCTCCAGCACTTTTTAACGTTAATAACGAGCTTCTCCAGCCAGAAGGTTATAGAGAGTGGGTTTATGTCGGCACCACGGTAACACCCGATGATATGAACAATGGCAAAGCCGAAGTTCCCGAATTTCATAATATTTATATCGATCCGAAAAGCTTTACCCACTGGAAAAAAACTGGCCAATTTCGAGACGGGACCATGGTAGTGAAAGAACTTCTCAGCGTAGGCGCCAAAAAGGCGTTGACGGGTAATGGTTACTTCATGGGGGAGTTTACCGGTTTAGAGGCGGCCGTAAAAAACTCCAAACGATTTCCCGACGAGCCAGGCAACTGGGCCTATTTTATGTATGGCATGAAATACCCCCTGCCGCGTAAAGCTACAGCCAAACCTACTGCTGAATGCAATGCATGTCACCAAAACAATGCCGAAGACGATTGGGTTTTTACTCAATATTACCCGGTCCTTCAAGCCGCAAAGCCTAATAAATAG